The following is a genomic window from Geminicoccaceae bacterium.
ATCGGCATCTATGCCTTCACGCGCGGTGCCCTGGACCGCTTCGCCCACCTGTCGCCGAGCCCGCTGGAACAGCGCGAGAAGCTCGAACAGCTGCGCGCGCTGGAAAACGGGATGAGCATCGGGGTGTGCCTCGTCGACAGTGTTCCCTTCGGCGTCGACACGCCGCATGACCTGGAACGCGCAAGGCGGATACTGGAAGGGGCGTGAGTGGCGCCGCATCGGCACCGCCCTGGACAACGAACATGAAACGAACATGAAAAGGGAATGACGGCCATCATGAGCGGAACCGCAGGCGACGACCCCGAGAACCGCATTGCCTACCAGGGGCAGCCCGGCGCCAATTCGCATATCGCCTGCTCCGAGATGTTCCCCTCGATGACACCTTTGCCATGCGAGTCGTTCGAGGAAGCCTTCGACGCGGTGCGCGGCTCGCAGGCCCGCCTGGCGATGATCCCGGTGGACAACACGATCGCCGGCCGCGTTGCCGACGTCCATCACCTGATGCCGCATTGCGGCCTGCATATCATCGGCGAACACTTCCTGCGCATCAATTTCCACCTGCTGGGGCTGAAGGGCACGACGCTCGACGACATCCGGATGGTGCATTCGCACGTCCACGCGCTGGGCCAGACCCGCGACTTCATCAAGAAGCACGGCTTCGCCTCGCGGGTGTCCGGCGATACCGCCGGAGCCGCCGCCGAGATCGCCCAGCGCGGCGATCCCGCCCATGCCGCCATCTCGCCGCTGCTGGCCGCGGAGATCTACGGGCTGGACGTGCTGGCTTCCGACATCGAGGATGCCGAGCACAACACCACCCGCTTCATCATTCTCTCCCGGGAACCGCAGGTCCCGGAGATCCGCCCGGGCGAGGTCATCACCAGCTTCCTGTTCCGCGTGCGCAACGTTCCCGCCGCGCTGTACAAGGCGATGGGCGGCTTCGCCACCAACGGCGTCAACATGATCAAGCTGGAAAGCTACATCGATCCCAGCTTCGGCCAGGCCCAGTTCTATGCCGACGTCCTGGGGCATCCGGACGAGCCCGGCCTGCGCATGGCGCTGGAGGAATTGCGCTTCTTTGCCCAGCAGGTCGAAATGCTCGGAGTCTACCCCGTTTCCCCCGTGCGGAAATCTTTCGGTTCCTGAGTTGCGGAATTCCCCGATCGTGGGCATGATCGCCCTCAAGCGCCCAACTGGCCTCCCGGAAGCGCGGCCATTCCTTCCGGAGTGGAAACTGGCGAGGAGGCAGCTGCAAGATCGGGGAAAAGCCTCATGGCATCAGTCGACATTCGCTCCGTGGACAAGTTCTACGGTTCGGTCCAGATCCTTCACGGTGTGTCCATCGACATTCCCGACGGCGAGTTCGTCGTCCTGGTCGGCCCGTCGGGCTGCGGCAAGTCCACGCTGCTGCGCATGATCGCCGGACTCGAGGAGATCAGCAAGGGCGACATCGCCATCGGCGGTCGTGTCGTCAACAGCGTTCCGCCGAAGGATCGCGACATCGCCATGGTGTTCCAGAACTACGCGCTCTACCCGCACATGACGGTGGAGCAGAACATGGCGTTCTCGCTGAAACTCGCCAAGGCCCCCAGGAACGTCATCGACGAACGCGTCGGCAAGGCGGCCGAGATCCTCGGCCTGAAAGACTATCTCGCCCGCTATCCGCGCCAGCTTTCCGGCGGCCAGCGCCAGCGTGTCGCCATGGGCCGCGCCATCGTCCGCGATCCGCAGGTGTTCCTGTTCGACGAGCCGCTCTCCAATCTCGACGCCAAGCTGCGCGTGCAGATGCGCACCGAGATCAAGGAACTGCACCAGCGCCTCAAGACGACCTCGGTCTACGTCACCCATGACCAGATCGAGGCGATGACCATGGCCGATCGCATCGTCGTCATGCAGGGCGGCTATGTCGAACAGGTCGGCGCCCCGCTCGACCTCTACGACAATCCGGCCAACCTGTTCGTCGCCGGCTTCATCGGCTCGCCCTCGATGAACTTCATCGACGCGAAGATCAGCCGCCAGGGAGACAGTGCGACCGCGGTCGCCGGGGACGGAACCCGGCTGCCCGTGCCGGCCGGTGTCGGCGTCGTCGACGGGCAGGACGTGGTCTACGGCATCCGGCCCGAACATCTCTCGATGGCCGATGCCGATACGGGACTGCCCGCGAAGGTCAATGTCGTCGAGCCGACGGGTGCCGAAATCCTCGTCATCGTCCAGTTCGCCGGTGCCGAGGTCCAGGCGGTGTTCAAGGAGCGGCACGCCCTCAGGCATGGCGATACCATCCACCTCCTGCCCGATCTCGGCACGACCCACATCTTCGACAAGAAGACCGGCAAGCGCCTGTGACCGGCTGAATCCGGTCCTTCACCTTTTCTGCCGCCGAAGACATCCGGCTGGCATCGGCAGTCCGGGCGTTTCCTCGCCCTGCCGGTGCCGGCCGTTCGCATCTGGCGGCGACGAACCCCGAACTGCCGCATTCGTCCGGGATGCACCGCCCCGTTGCGGCATCATGAACGGCACCTTTGAGGAATCGGGGCTTGCCGATCCGCTTCCAACCCGCTTACCTCCCGGTCTCGGCCGCGGGCGCCCGGCGGACACGGGGTCCTTGCGGGACAGGGCGACGGAGGAAGCGACGACATGACAGGAAAACGACGGACTTCGCGGTGGCGTCATGGCCGGACCGCAGTCGGGCTCGCAATTGTGCTGGCCGCGGCACCGGTCATGGCCGGCGTCGCCCACGCACAGACCGCAGCGGGTGCCGCGATCGGCGCCGGGGCCGGACTGCTGATGGGCAAGGGTGCCAGGGGCGCTCTCAAGGGCGGGCTGCTCGGCGGCGGCGCCGGGGCGGCCATCGAGAGCAAGAAGGCACGCAAGGACGCGGTGACCGGTGCCGCCGTGGGTGCGGGGGTCGGCCTGCTCACCGACGGGCTCGACGGCGCACTCAAGGGTGGGCTCTATGGCGGTGCGGGCGGCGCCCTCATCGGCAAGCTGACCGACTGACCGCAATGATTTTCCGCATCCGAGAAAAGGGGACGATGATGACCAGATGGATGGCCGCAACCCTGCTGGCCACGGGCCTTGCCTGCACCACGGGTGCCATGGCCGCGGACGCGGAGCCGGGTTTCGAGGACCTGGTCGCCACGAGCTGCGCCCAGGCCGCCGCGCTGGCGAAGGACGATGACCAGCAGGTGATCGACATGGTGCAACGGCTCACCGAGTTCCTGGTCGAGAAGCGCAACGTGACCGTGCCAGGGAACGGGAACGACGACGACCTGTCCGCGGCCTATGGCGAGCTGATCAAGGCCCACTGCCGCGTCGACCCCCACGGCCTGCTCATCAACGCCGTGGACAGCTCGATGCGCCAGCTCCTCGACAACTGACCGTCCGGCCCATCGGCGGGAACACGGGCGAAGGCTTCAAGGCAGGGGGAAACGACGTCCCCTTGCCTCCCCGCCACACTGGCAGCCCCCGGAGGCCCGCGCCCATCCTCCCCGGAACATTTCCCGACGGGGGCGACATCGCAAACTGGCGATAATACCAGTTAACGCATCACGGGCAAGGTCGAGGTGGCCGCATAGACGCCTCTTCGTTATTGGCCTCCAAGCGCGTCAAAGCACGCCGCACCGCTTCGGGCTCGTGGTCGATGACATGCAGGAAAAGCTTGGTCGGCCCTGTCGGCACCCGCCGACCCTGCTCCCAATCCTGCACCGTCCGCGCCGAAAATCCG
Proteins encoded in this region:
- a CDS encoding prephenate dehydratase — translated: MSGTAGDDPENRIAYQGQPGANSHIACSEMFPSMTPLPCESFEEAFDAVRGSQARLAMIPVDNTIAGRVADVHHLMPHCGLHIIGEHFLRINFHLLGLKGTTLDDIRMVHSHVHALGQTRDFIKKHGFASRVSGDTAGAAAEIAQRGDPAHAAISPLLAAEIYGLDVLASDIEDAEHNTTRFIILSREPQVPEIRPGEVITSFLFRVRNVPAALYKAMGGFATNGVNMIKLESYIDPSFGQAQFYADVLGHPDEPGLRMALEELRFFAQQVEMLGVYPVSPVRKSFGS
- the ugpC gene encoding sn-glycerol-3-phosphate ABC transporter ATP-binding protein UgpC, which codes for MASVDIRSVDKFYGSVQILHGVSIDIPDGEFVVLVGPSGCGKSTLLRMIAGLEEISKGDIAIGGRVVNSVPPKDRDIAMVFQNYALYPHMTVEQNMAFSLKLAKAPRNVIDERVGKAAEILGLKDYLARYPRQLSGGQRQRVAMGRAIVRDPQVFLFDEPLSNLDAKLRVQMRTEIKELHQRLKTTSVYVTHDQIEAMTMADRIVVMQGGYVEQVGAPLDLYDNPANLFVAGFIGSPSMNFIDAKISRQGDSATAVAGDGTRLPVPAGVGVVDGQDVVYGIRPEHLSMADADTGLPAKVNVVEPTGAEILVIVQFAGAEVQAVFKERHALRHGDTIHLLPDLGTTHIFDKKTGKRL
- a CDS encoding glycine zipper family protein, whose translation is MAGVAHAQTAAGAAIGAGAGLLMGKGARGALKGGLLGGGAGAAIESKKARKDAVTGAAVGAGVGLLTDGLDGALKGGLYGGAGGALIGKLTD
- a CDS encoding YmgD family protein, whose translation is MMTRWMAATLLATGLACTTGAMAADAEPGFEDLVATSCAQAAALAKDDDQQVIDMVQRLTEFLVEKRNVTVPGNGNDDDLSAAYGELIKAHCRVDPHGLLINAVDSSMRQLLDN
- a CDS encoding helix-turn-helix domain-containing protein; protein product: MSELGESMIRGMEEALAFSGGSETDAVVHIPEDIDVQRIRAKMNMSQGDFAKMFGFSARTVQDWEQGRRVPTGPTKLFLHVIDHEPEAVRRALTRLEANNEEASMRPPRPCP